The Branchiostoma lanceolatum isolate klBraLanc5 chromosome 3, klBraLanc5.hap2, whole genome shotgun sequence DNA segment TCTGTCCTGTTCATAGCACAGCGGGCACAGCACCAGGGCCTGGGTGTACGTCTGCATTGCTGTGGTGAAGTCTGTCAGGAAAACAACATCGTGGTGTTTAAATATCACCTAGAAAGTTGCTGAGACGTCTACTGAAGAAATGTTACCATCTACGCACATCTTTAAGGAAAATAAGTGCCATGAGCGATTAACTAGATGATTGCCTAGCTTTTATTGTCCGTATCAGTGTACAATTAGAGGTGACATACCTCCTTTTTTGAAGTACTCATTTCCCTGGGCTTTTAAGTCTGCTGCTTCCAGCCTCCTTTCCTGAACATCAACAGAGAAATTAGGAGTACATCATTTAACATGTggataaatcatacaaatgggGTAGCTTAATGTAGAAATTCTGTAGAGTGATCATAAAAAGAGAAGCAACTGGCCAGTGTTCacaaagattttaacaaatctGCTTCACATAGATTATTCTATCAAAATGGACTTATCTTTGTATCTAAGGGAAATGAAATCAGAAGTCTGACCTCTTTTTCCTCTTCTGTCAGATCCTTTTCCATCTCCTTTTTGTATTCCTCATCCACAAAGACCTCATCCTCCTTCTCTTCATCCTCCTCTACTGCTGCTGCTCCATCCTCTAACTGTTCCCAAGCTTCGGTTTCTCTTTCATTCAGTCTCTCTGACAACTGTGCAAAAGGTTTTGTGTTGATGTCATCGTCTCTTTTGAGTTCTTCCGTTTCTTCACTATCTTCTGCATCATCCCTTTCATCTGCAACTGGACTTGATACGTTTTCTTCTTCACCCTTATTTGTAGTAATTTCTTTCTTCTGAGGATCATCAGTTTCAGCATGGCTCTTTTCCACTCCATCTAGAGTTTTCTTCCCTATCACATCCTCACTATTTCTCTCCTCACAGTGATTATCTTCACTACACTGAATCACTTTTCCTGGCTGTCCTGTTAGTACAGTTGTGGTGCCGTGAAAGCAAGACTCCTCAGTTTCATCACTTCTTATCGTTTCCTGATTGCCAGCTGACATCGCTTCACCTGTGAGAGGTTCTGTGACATCATCATTCTTGACACTGCCTGTATCTAGAAGTTTCTGAGTTGCCTCACTTTCTCCTTTGGTATCACATAGATGTTCTGAGCTCTTAGACTCTTCTTCAACCTGGGATTTGCCTTCTTTAAGGTTTGTTTTCTGACAGTTGTTGGACGGACGGTGAGAGTAGTTTGTGTGGATTTCCTCCACAGCGTCCTCAAATTCATCATGATCAGAGTCCGATGAGATGTCCTcttttgttgccatggttacggCTGGAAAAGGATGCACACAGACTTTGGTTCATACATTCAAGTTGATCATTTGCTCTTATATGTACATAAAAATCTATATAAAGACATGAAGGAATATTAGAATTCCAAATCCTTCAGCTGAAGATGATCACACAGatttatatacatacattgtaccacaCCGCTGCTTTAATATGAAACAAAATTGCAATGAATAGACCCAAACTACGCATGAGACATAAAAACTAAGTAGAAAGGTACATACAACTCTGTAAGCCACTCAGTGTCGTCGCGAAATCTTATAAACAGCGAGTCCGCAGAAAAAAAAGCGGAGTGTTTGCCCTCCCCACACTGTCTTTTGCCCACTTCCGGGTTTACCTATGACCTTTCACCTATTCATCTCGAAAACGGTAAAATCAATCCGCGATGATGACTTCAAAGAGAACAGAAATTCTCATTGTTACGGGCTGACTACTGTTGCAAACACTTTGAAgacaaaatgaatttaaaagCAACAGAGGTGGATAATTTGTTAATTTCAGCCCGTTTTACCATCGAACTACTTTTAAGCAGCGGTTAGAACCAGAGGTCATTTGAGTAGTGAAAAGGCTCAGGTGATTTCTATGTCCACAATGACGAGGTGATGGTCATAATAACTTATTAATGCATCAGATTTCTACCCAGACTGCTTTCTTCGGCTAATCTAGTACCTTATCAATTTCAAGCAACTTTGGCGTCTAGGGTTGCGTTTGAAGCTCTCTAGACAGCGCACCGCCGACCCACTTTATAAATAATCTTCGGATCCAAGGTTCACGTCCTGCTAAATCTTGAGTCCGGTGGCACAACTGGGCCACAGCCGAATATAGCCAGTCCCGTGTCTAAATTAAGTGTCCAGTATGAACAGTGAGTGCTTCGGACTGGCCGAGAGGCTGGTGGACAGGACGTACGTCCAGCAGGCGCTCCAGGCCAAGCAGGCACTGACCAACCAGATCAGGGTCTTACTGGAACATGTGAGTTGGATGAATGAATATGATGTTGCGTACTAGTAGATATGATGTTGTAAACTTACCAACTTAAAAGATGAATGCCATTTCCTTGTAGATTGTTCACTGTATCGATAGTGAGCGATACATACTTTTTTTATGTATCAAGACAAATGAATGATGACAAAGAGCCCCTACTTTCAAAAAGATGAACAGCACAGATAAGTAAATTAATGAAATACATGATAACTTTTGCACCAACCGGAGTTGGTTTGCTTCATAGCTACAGTTTCACCAGCACTTAAGCTTAGTATTGTCATGTCAATGCTCTATAGTGAACGTGTATGTCTGTAAATATATATGTCTTAGTTAAGCTAATAAAACATCCTGGACTCTAATTATAAGCACTTTGGGACAGGAGGGTGCAGTAAAgctcattcatgcattcattaaGCATCTTATTGCTGCAAGCTGTATTACTAATAAGGGACCAGTCCTGAGATTGTAGCATGTATAATGTCCTGAGATTGTAGCATGTGTGATTTTCAGAGGAAGTGGCCGGAGGAGGGTTGGGACGAGGCGACCGTGGAGCTCTTGCTGCATGAGCTGGCGCTGATGGACAGTAACAACTTCCCCGGGAACTGTGGGGTGGGGGAGCGGGAGGCACGGGTGGCGTCCGGTCTGGTGGACAGGAGACACTTCAGGTCAGCGAGGCTTCCATATTATTCTTTGGCTTATCTCTCACCTTAAAAACCCTTTAACtgtttaaaacaaaatcaaaactcCCCAGCAAGATTGTATGATTAGATTATATATAATCATAACAAAACTTTGAGTACTCTTCAACACTGACTACGTCTTTCTGATCCAACACAAGATTGGACATTTTTAAAATGTCTTGCAGCTAGTATTGTATTATCCTGTGTTTGACCGTCAAGTTGCCAACATTCACGTACTATAAGTTGAAAATTCAGTGATTTGATCCAATTCTGTCAGCCGAGCCAAAATTTGTGGCCTTATCACACATGGCTGCTTCTGAAAGCTTGAGAAGACACAGCTAGTGATATGCCAGTCTGGGTATGGGGAAAATGTGACCTGACCCACTGACACACACTGGTGAAATGATCTGGTCTACTTGAGGATCAAGGGGACACCACAGATGTTAAAGGGGTCTCTCTATTGGACAGAActagaacaacaacaaacaaacaaaaatacaacgaAACAAAGCAATTATGGTGGGACAAAAAGGTATCATTGTGATAGAGCTAGCCACAAcagaattacattgtacagtacatacTTCTAAGTGCCCAGGGTAGCTCCGATCCTAGGATTCAAGAAGCAATAACCAATCACAATCATACATATTTCTGACAATTGACAGTTATTGCTTCATTTTATTCTTATCTTATTTCTACCTCACTTATAGACTTGGTCATGGCATTGGTAGATCAGGGGACATCTCTGCCATTCAGCCTAAGGCAGCTGGTTCCAGTCTACTCAACAGGCTGGCCAATATATTTGCTCTGGACGTCATCAAACTGGCAGGTAGGTGCCAGGTCATCAGAGCATacggtcaaaactgcccaagaataCCAATCATGatgtggtcactgtagacaggattcttaatgcttgtttcAATTGGAAGAATTATTTAAGCAACCACCTAAAATTCATGACATTGGCCAAGTGGACCTTATGTACAGGTGTCATGATGTGCATTCCATGTGTCAATCCAGGTGTGAGAGCAGCAGCTGCATGTGTGcttgttcccatggcaacaggGATGGGCATCGTCCTGTGTCTGCTGACCCTTCGTCACCAGCGTCCGCAGGCCAAGTACGTCCTCTGGCCACGGATTGACCAAAAGTCATGCTTTAAGGCCATTAAAACGGCAGGTGGGTTTTATTGCTGCTCACTTACCCCCATATCACAGGGCACCACTGCTGTCTTTATGTTGGTTGTATGCTTTTACATTCCGTTTTATTTCTGattattaatttgaatataaaAGAGacatttttgaaatgaaaatacattgtgttgtgtacattgtatttgtctttAACTTGACTCTTCAACTTTCTTGTCACTACCATGTACATTTGAGGTTGTTATTTTCCATTCCATTGAAAAACCTAAGAAACAGTACACTTGATTGTCTTGGACATAGAAGATTTCTGAACACCATGTTGTCCTCACCAGGTTTTGAGGCTGTAGTGATAGAGAACAGGCTGGAGGGTGATGAGCTGAGGACAGACCTGGCAGCTGTGGAGGACAAACTACAGGAGTTAGGGGCAGACAACGTTCTCTGTGTGTACTCAACAACCAGCTGCTTTGCACCCAGGGTGCCCGACAGGTAACTCACGCTGAAGACCTCGTCTTTTAGTTAGATATTACTCATCATCATATCTGTGTAATTCTTTgcctttacatgtaccttttttttatcatttacaGAGTTCTCCTGCAATCTAATGCTCAGTTTCTTTactatatgatttcaaacatgtaGATAGGTGTGGAGCAGCATTGATATGATGCAAAATAGCAATACAAAATTGCAAAGCACTAATGGTATACAGTGTTAAAAGAAGTGTACTGTTATGTCCCAGATTAGAGGAGCTTGCTGAGCTGTGTAAGAAGTATGACGTACCTCACGTGATCAACAATGCCTACGGTGTCCAGTCATCCAAGTGTATGCACCTTATACAGCAGGTGAGCTGGGCTTTGATAATCTGTTTATATGTTTCCAGCATAGGAGTACAAAATGGTAACATCTAATTACAATCTCAGATTTTGCAAGTAACTTCTTATTTTAGTATTTACATTTTTCAGGATGTTACTTTTGATTAATGTTCTTCCTGTGATTTCTTTGTCACCATGACAACAGGCCTGCAGGGTAGGGAGAGTTGATGCTTTCATCCAGAGCACAGATAAGAACTTCATGGTGCCGGTGGGAGGGTCCATCATAGCCGGACCTGACGAGAGATTCATCGCTGAGGTCAGCAAAATGTACCCAGGTACAGTGCATGGATCATTAactgttactagtatttgattatTCTTCTATGTATACATTGTTACAGAGCTAAGTTCTCCTTATCCAAAAGTCTAAAGGAAAATATTCTCCCTTAAATGACATATGAAACTAGACGCTGCATCCAGCAGCAAGGATAATATATAGCTTTCACCTTGCtccttcaaattttgaaaaatgaatttccagGCTTAAAGGAACTACCGGTAATCCCCATGCTTGCAGGAGCAGCTCTTGAATAGTGTTTGAAGATGTTGCAGTGTACCTGTGTTGTTGTAAAACATGTGCTATTGTCTATCACAGGTCGGGCCTCTGCCTCTCCATCCATAGACCTGTTCATCACTCTGTTGTCACTGGGGAGGAGTGGCTACAAGAAGCTCCTGGCAGAGCGAAAGGTAAAGGTTACTTGTGGTGGAGTGAGAGGGAAAGGTACTGTGGTTGTGTTTGTTGAAacatgtaccggtacctgtagtACAGTGATTTTATAGTGCTGTGTTCAGATTAGATGTGTCGCTCTCAAAGAAAACCAAACAAAGTGCCTTTCCTTTCAGGAAATGTTTCAGTACTTGTCAGCAGAGCTGTCCAGGGTGGCAGAAGAGAAAGGAGAGAGGCTTCTAAAAACACCTCACAACCCAATCTCAATGGGTAGGTAATCTGCTGCAAAAGTATGCAGATTAATATAAAAAATGTCCACAAGTATTGTGTTCTTCCTTTTGACAATATTCTGTTCTGCTATATCATCAATGTTGAGTTAACTAGACTAATGTATTCCTTTACTCCAGCCATGTCTCTGACAGGCAGCGCAGCAGGGCATGATGGGAAGGACGTGACCCAGCTGGGAGCCATGCTGTTCACCAGATGTGTATCAGGGACAAGGTCAGAGCTCCGGGTATTTATTTGAACTTCACAGGAAAGATGTGTGGCTTCCTGTACTATCACATGATAGACAGCTACCCTCCCACATATTGTAGGATGAAATACAGATTAAGTGAAGACTTTTACTGTCACATCCACAatcaaaagtgttttttttcttgtctaactcatgtatataacgttacagaggAAGGGTAAAGAAGGGGTCAAAGAACAAACCTGACATACTACATTTTGTTGAGTATTAGCTTACATTTCCATCATCACACCCCAAACTACAACTTCCTTTCCAGAGTTGTGGCTCCTGGGTCAGACAAGGACATTGCaggtcacacattcaggaactTCGGGGCTCACCACGATAACTACCCCTGCGCCTACCTGACTGCCGCTGCTGCTGTGGGCATGACAAAAACAGATGTGGACGCTTTCATCAAGAGACTGGGCAAGGTTCTGGGGAAATCCAAAAGTAGGAGCGATGAGAGAGAAGGCAGTTTTGCTGGTGCAGCTGAACCAGAGGAGCAGGGCAGTGTTGAGTCAACAGCTGACACATTGGACTGTTCAGATGAAAGATGAAGAATTTCAGCTGCATGTATCAATGTAGAAGTCGTAGCAGTGTCCTTGAACTTGCTCTAGTCTAATTAGAAATTCCActttttgcattttgttttgctATTTCGTCAATTGCTCAAATcactttgcttgtttttttcatgactttttagTATATCATATGTAAATCCAACACCTGATGCCCAGCCTTCATTTTAAAACAATACACATTTACCTGGGTTACGCTATGATAGACAGGTCTGATTTCCAAAGCATCAACCTTACACTAACATCAATGTACTGTCCCTTGACTCAAGGGAAGGTTCAACACGGATTCATATCATCCAATGACATTTGCTCACTTGGTCCCATCAAAAGTGCCAAAAGCGAAACTTACGGAGCAAAGGTTTCTGGTGCAATAGTTTACAAAGCTGTTAAGTAATGTAATATAATGCTATAGCattgaaaaaattcaaaattgccCAAGTCTTTTTCATGGTCTTGTTGTAACAAAACCAATTACAATATTGCAGTTGCTGGCAACTTTGATTGGTCAAATACCATTTCCGACAGATCATTAAAGGAATGATCCTAACACTGACATCTTCATATCCTACTTATTAACTTCCTGAATGTATGTGATTGCCGTATATTACAATTCTGTCTGACCGTGACGAACATTCATGGCTGGGGTACCATCACCCGTCACTAGGGAGCGCTTCTTGACTGCCCAAAGACGTGTGTGACGTACTATCAGTCGTCACTAGGGGGCGCATCATGTCTTTTATGTCTGAGTCACACATTTTAGGAAGTCATCTTGAGGTGTTCACACAATGTAAGTAAATTGACGTCCAATTAATCGTTCGTTACTGAAACAATTTAAAGAGattttgcatctacatgtaacttcagTTCCTAGTATTCATAACATACTTTAGATATGAAGAATGAATCATGATGCAGATTTAACCGTAACATATTCTAAAAACCTGGGCATCACTGATGGCTTTATTTCAATGTCAATACAACATGtgtattaaccttctccctgctgcctaataccgtaaccaatagagaattgggtgccaaccggctacttcagtgtgctagagGTTAATAGTACCCAAACATGCTTATGTTTAAACCCGTACATTTCCACGGCTCCCGAAGACTAACGCGATTACTTCTGATGACGGAATGGTGCCCAGATAGGGTCTTGTAGAATCGTGACAGAAGGGaacaaaagtaaacaacatgCCTTTCTTCTTCTAAGACAAGGACACATGGAAATCTCAtgttttttcatcaatttcaacagGCGAAATTCTTCCCCATTGCTACCAGCATTGAGCACTACGCCCAAATAGCAGTCACTTCCCAACATCGGATAGTAAACCTGCCGCTATAAATCCTTCTGCAGCGCCCGCGGTACTCAGTCCGTAAGTCCGTAAAGTAAAACCATGGCAGTGGCACTTCTATCTATGCAACAAAATGTAATTTAGACTAGAGTAATCAACACAACGTCCAATTCTCGGTCTTTTTTGTTCACCCTCATTTCAGTTAGAATAGTTAGCTAAGCAAACAACAGCCACTACGCCTTTAGCAACATGTAGAAACCTTCATTAGAGTCCATTCCCTTGCTTCGTACTTTCACACACGCCTCCATCGTGACCCTGTCATTACGAATGTACCCGTTCTCTTCATCGCAGATAGCTTTCCATGCAATGAACCTGGGGTAGCCCCAGGGCCGGTCCTTCTCTAGGAACTTGTGATCCATGTGTACGCTATGGCTATTCACACCGGCCTTTTTCGGGAGTATCCTGAAGTCCACCGACGCATCGCAGGGCCAGACGCTGTCCTGTGTGTATCTTTTACACCCCAGGAACACGCCGAGCGTCTCGAACTGGTTCTTTCCCTCCTCGTCCTCTGGGCTGTACTCGGGTTCACACTCCAGGTTCATAAGGAAGTTGTTGAAGAAGAAGGTTGGGCTGGAGGCGGTGTCTTGGAGGGACGTGAAGTCTTCCACCGTGAACTTGAACGTTCCTTCTGTCCGCTGTACCATCTCTGCGATCTCGTCTGAAAAATGATATGGATAAGTGTGAATACTTTCCTTACCAAAAAAGTACATCATATTTAAAGTACGAAAATGTTTTACAAAAGTACGGTGAAAAGATTAAAAGTGCTCCACCATAATTTGCGAACTCCACACTCGACGCTACATGCCTGTTGCAAAACTGGTATTTAGGAAGCCCCTATATCACTaaacccgcgacacgttggcgacctcctgcgtcctaaattggatttttgtaacccttgactttataatggggatatcatgcaaaacgtacaagtattactaCAAGGaccacaaaacacagaaaacgtCAACAGGTTCgatttttatcgatgaaattcgttgagcgcgctgtcaaatcgctcggtcgcagcgaggtcgccaacgtgtcgcgggtccagtgagatatatGGACCTGGTTTTATGGAATGATGGCATCCTTTCGACACCCCTAAACTGTTCATGATGCCTGCGCACGAACTAAAAGGCGCCTGAATTTTGAAACCTAAATGAAATCTATGCGATCTAAGCCAACCTTTGCCCAACCCAACCCTTGCCTAACCCAATTGCCCAACCCAACCCTGCCcgacatcgatggcataccagtCGATAATAATGCCATGTCGGCATTGTCACAAATATTTGCCTGTAGTTCAGAACCACAATGTCTTTGTCATGAATGTTCTTTTTGGTTTTAGCTTCTAGGTTTAGGCCACTACACCATGTCCCTACTCTTTTTCCAGAAAAATGTTGGGCTTTTTTAAATGCTCTAAGTGCACTACTAGTTATTCTAAAGAAATGCAGAATAAATGATTGGCTTTCCTACCGTCTTCCATCCACAGAACCTCTCTGACTTCTTCCAGCAGCCTGTTGAGTTCCATGTCGTACACGTCAGCCCAGACCGAGGTCAGGTCGGGGGCGTACTGCTCCGTGCGGCGTGAACacctcactccctcactcagaCTCGCCCTCATCTGGTGGAACGCCGCGGCGACTTCCGCATCAGAACCTCTGATCAGAATGTTCTCCGCGTAGGTACAGCCATTGCTGAGTCTGGATCTGTAGGAGTCGACTTTCTCCTTCATGGTGTCCATCTCTTTGATCTTGACGGCAGCCTTGGTCTTCGTCATCTCTAGCGCTTTCTCTTTGAGCTGGTCGATGTTGTGCGCCAACTCCTCAAATTTCTTTTCCAGTCGCTGACAGGTGTCTTCGTTTTTCTTGAGGAAGTCGGCCTTCTTCCTTTCTATGTCGTGTGATTTGCGGTCTAAGATGCCTTTGTGTCGAGTCGCTTCGTCGATGTGATGCTGAATATCCCGCCGAAGTTCCTCTGACGTGGCCTTGAGCCTGCTGATCTCGTGTTTGGGGAGGCTGTGGTCTAAGACCGTGCAGTTGTGGCAGACCGGGATCTCACACGTCTTACAGAAGAACCTGATCTTCTCCCCCTCGTGGCTGTCGCAGGTCGGGCCGTTCTTCAGCTCGGGAGACTCATCGAACAGACCCTTCTTCATGTCGTCGAAACTGACGACGAGGTGACCTCTGAAGACCTTCATCTTGCGGTGGGCGGCCACGCAGCTCCTGCACAGGAAGTCGTTGCAGATGACACATCGTGAAGTCGCCGTCTTTTTGTCCTCACAACCCTCACAGGGAATATTCCCTGTCCCTTTTAGCACCCTTTTCTTTGCACCAACTGTCGCCACAAGATTCGATATGAAAGAGTCGTCCTTCAGTCGGGAAACGCCATCTTGGGGGAGGGGAGTTGTCAGTGAGCACACAGGGCACGTGATTTCAGCCGTCCCTTCGGGCACGCGCTTCGATAAACAGGCCTCACAGAAGGTGTGCAAGCAGCCGAGCAGCTTGGGTTGGCTGTACGTCCGGAAACAGACCTGGCACTCCAAGAACTCATCGCTGATGTCCTTTAAGATGTCAGACGACATGGTGGCACAGCTAGACTGTCACGCCCTCGCAATCCGACCTGTCGTTTCAGCGTGTATAATATTTGACACGCTTCTGGCAACTCCCTCGCCCGGGTCAAACCAAACACTCCACATTGCTCTTTGGGATGGCAGCCACTGGAACGACCAGTTCTTTTCGCTGATACAAGCGTGTTTTAAATGTTACACCCTGCACGATGATTTAACGCACTGCTACACTCACACAATAGGCATTCTTCATCGGTAACTGGTGTATTAAAGTAAACACAGTAAGCAAGACAGACGAAATGAGAGAAACGGAGAATGCTTGTTAAACTTTCAACAAGGACAATTTTGACCAACTGGAGTTTTCGAGGACTTAACAATATGCAAAATGACCATTTTCTAATACTTAATTCTGATAGGTGTTAGTTAAACCCTAACATTAGTTCACATGAAAAAATTGCTTAATTGATTTAAATCCATTTAACAGACACTGGACCAATTATGGAGTCCTCGGCACAGTCAGCAGGGTACAAAATGGCATAATTATCACACAATCTTAGCTACAGGAAGAAATAACCATCTCACAAAACTAGAACACATATGGCACAAAAATGACAGACTGACGCAACCTTTTGCAATGACTATACATATTAATGCCATAATTCTTCCCTGTACTGGAAAACCTTATTTTGCACTGACAGGAGGTTGGAAAGTATTTCAACAGTGTAAATAACAAACTTATTCTCAAGTTAGAAtcaatatgtacatttgtactttcagCACAATCAAACATTACGTAAGTAGTCTATGTCCTTTAGTGGTACTGCACtagttttttcttcacttttccaTTGAATTGTTAGAAACAATAGGTTCTCTACAATAAGCTTTCACACTAAAGATATCTTAAGAATACAAAGTTTATTACATGGGTACACAAAAGACTATGCATGGTGTTATGTGGATTCAGCATTCTTTGCTGCCGCCTTGAATCCGCCTGATCTTTTTACCATTCAGAGTCTGGAGAAGCGTACAGTTGTGATGTCCTGGCATCGCTGCTGGGCCTGAAAATGGGAGGGAAGCAGAATCAAAGGAATGAAAGTAAGACGAGCATGAAAAACGTGATTTACTTCTGCTTAGATCAGACAAATCATAATGTGTTGCAGTTACTTCTTCATAGTGTGATAACTCAGTATTCTCCATAAACCTTGATACCACTCAATGGGCTTTTAAAAAGTGTGATGCCATAGTGATGAATACTAAGTTTTAATAATTTGACCTACACCACCCTACAATGTGCTACAGATGTACATTTTGCATCTGATGTAAGATTGTAAGTCCAATGTTTTACTTACATCTGTAGCCATTATTCCACTGACCCAGCCTAAATCACAGAGTCCATCTCCCTGCCAGGTATCAGAGATAAAACGACTTCAGACAATGATGACCAGTAATCAGAATATCATTATTGTATCTGCAGTGTCATCAACCATGGCTGAGTAAGGACCTCAAAACCTGCCCGACAGACCAACAGAACTCACTCAAAAATGTGGTTGATGCAATGAATAAACAATGTAATTTCATCCCAGCCATCATAGAAAATATCCTTATCTGTGTACTCACAGTGCCCTGTTCTGCTCAATCCGGTTATTTCGTCTGAAGCTCGAAGACAAGCGGCGGTAGTAACCGCTGGCCCCTGATAATGGTATGGGCATCCCCGA contains these protein-coding regions:
- the LOC136431091 gene encoding tetratricopeptide repeat protein 1-like: MATKEDISSDSDHDEFEDAVEEIHTNYSHRPSNNCQKTNLKEGKSQVEEESKSSEHLCDTKGESEATQKLLDTGSVKNDDVTEPLTGEAMSAGNQETIRSDETEESCFHGTTTVLTGQPGKVIQCSEDNHCEERNSEDVIGKKTLDGVEKSHAETDDPQKKEITTNKGEEENVSSPVADERDDAEDSEETEELKRDDDINTKPFAQLSERLNERETEAWEQLEDGAAAVEEDEEKEDEVFVDEEYKKEMEKDLTEEEKEERRLEAADLKAQGNEYFKKGDFTTAMQTYTQALVLCPLCYEQDRAIMYSNRAACRVKMEENEMAVEDCSKALELQPDYVRALLRRAQTYEALEKLDEALTDYQRVVELDRSCHAARAACMRLPDEIKERNEKMKAEMMDKLKDLGNMVLRPFGLSTANFRVDQNQDSGSYNIQFVQNPNNNDE
- the LOC136431093 gene encoding O-phosphoseryl-tRNA(Sec) selenium transferase-like yields the protein MNSECFGLAERLVDRTYVQQALQAKQALTNQIRVLLEHRKWPEEGWDEATVELLLHELALMDSNNFPGNCGVGEREARVASGLVDRRHFRLGHGIGRSGDISAIQPKAAGSSLLNRLANIFALDVIKLAGVRAAAACVLVPMATGMGIVLCLLTLRHQRPQAKYVLWPRIDQKSCFKAIKTAGFEAVVIENRLEGDELRTDLAAVEDKLQELGADNVLCVYSTTSCFAPRVPDRLEELAELCKKYDVPHVINNAYGVQSSKCMHLIQQACRVGRVDAFIQSTDKNFMVPVGGSIIAGPDERFIAEVSKMYPGRASASPSIDLFITLLSLGRSGYKKLLAERKEMFQYLSAELSRVAEEKGERLLKTPHNPISMAMSLTGSAAGHDGKDVTQLGAMLFTRCVSGTRVVAPGSDKDIAGHTFRNFGAHHDNYPCAYLTAAAAVGMTKTDVDAFIKRLGKVLGKSKSRSDEREGSFAGAAEPEEQGSVESTADTLDCSDER